In Spodoptera frugiperda isolate SF20-4 chromosome 1, AGI-APGP_CSIRO_Sfru_2.0, whole genome shotgun sequence, the following are encoded in one genomic region:
- the LOC126911537 gene encoding uncharacterized protein LOC126911537: protein MSNQTASPFGRSQLLQRSPPPTPNQPEPVQPIEQIPPQAPAVLAGELPPEVVSTPDIQKWIGSIDAVLTEVCTIVSEGKMNNDQKQRVSALCRNVLKGTSQMAVEYQALKQKTIQAHHTVLHLKEQLDLAESIKVIKNTIIDKLSPSDITSSSYASIVKKSSETLIRPANLSSVAIYPCDKTRTSEDTKSLVQKIISPEELKLHVRGLKKVRNGGVLIRTENKGDIEKLRNSAKLMSSGLTVEETPKRRPRIAVVGVPVALTEREVFDCIYEQNLSEKLANSTRESFLATVKLSHKSGKKGLPTCNYILEVSAAVRKVLINQGRIFINWTSCPVRDFTIVTRCFNCQQFGHAAKFCRETSPTCNHCGETGHSHKECGSKSSPPQCATCKRFKKKSDHQTGDAECPARKYAEINYINSIDYEGA, encoded by the coding sequence ATGTCTAACCAAACAGCTTCCCCTTTCGGGCGTAGCCAACTATTGCAGCGAAGTCCTCCACCGACTCCAAATCAACCAGAACCAGTTCAACCTATTGAGCAAATTCCACCTCAAGCTCCAGCCGTGTTGGCTGGTGAGTTACCCCCTGAAGTTGTTTCAACACCAGATATCCAGAAATGGATTGGGTCAATAGACGCCGTTCTCACTGAGGTCTGCACCATAGTCTCAGAAGGGAAAATGAACAACGATCAAAAGCAGCGTGTCTCCGCCCTTTGTCGCAACGTTTTAAAGGGGACAAGTCAAATGGCCGTAGAATATCAAGCTTTAAAGCAAAAAACCATCCAAGCGCACCACACAGTACTGCATCTAAAAGAACAGCTGGACCTTGCAGAATCTATTAAGGTGATCAAAAATACTATAATCGACAAATTATCGCCTTCGGACATAACCTCTTCATCTTACGCTAGCATAGTAAAAAAAAGTTCCGAAACCCTCATCCGTCCAGCAAATCTGAGTTCTGTGGCCATCTATCCTTGCGACAAGACGAGAACAAGCGAAGACACAAAGTCACTTGTTCAGAAAATTATTTCGCCTGAAGAACTAAAGCTTCATGTCCGTGGCCTAAAAAAAGTCAGAAACGGGGGTGTACTTATTAGGACCGAGAACAAAGGAGATATTGAAAAGCTCAGGAATTCAGCGAAACTGATGTCATCTGGCCTTACGGTAGAAGAAACCCCCAAGCGCCGACCTAGGATTGCTGTCGTTGGAGTTCCAGTAGCACTTACTGAAAGAGAAGTATTTGACTGTATCTATGAGCAAAACCTTTCGGAGAAATTGGCAAATAGTACTCGAGAGTCCTTTCTTGCTACTGTCAAATTGAGCCATAAGTCAGGTAAGAAAGGTCTTCCCACTTGCAATTATATATTAGAAGTTTCTGCTGCCGTCAGGAAAGTACTCATAAACCAAGGCCGGATTTTTATAAACTGGACTTCTTGCCCTGTAAGAGATTTCACAATAGTTACAAGATGCTTCAACTGCCAGCAGTTTGGCCATGCAGCCAAGTTTTGTCGTGAAACTAGTCCTACGTGCAACCACTGTGGGGAGACTGGGCATTCCCACAAGGAGTGTGGCAGTAAATCTTCTCCGCCTCAATGTGCGACGTGCAAGCGCTTCAAGAAGAAATCTGACCATCAGACTGGTGACGCAGAGTGTCCGGCGCGTAAATATGCCGAgattaattatatcaattcCATTGACTATGAAGGCGCCTAA